Within Primulina tabacum isolate GXHZ01 chromosome 5, ASM2559414v2, whole genome shotgun sequence, the genomic segment catttaaaaaaaaaattgagggtACTTTTGTCAGTTCAGAAGAAGATTTACAAGGTTCAAGATTTTTGGAGGAAAACCCAAATGGATAACGTGAAAGATCGAAGGCTGCAAAAGGCATGAATCTTTTTTGTCCTCACAAAGGGGATTTGAACTAAACTGAACAAAGCCTATCCAATGGGTGACGGTCGGTAGTCCACATCTTACAACTCATAAAGATCTTCGTACCATGACATAATCCGAGCCACTTTAAATTTAACATAGAAAATTTTGTTAAAGATTGAACTTTTTTAGAACAATGGAGACAAAGATCGCATTTTTCATGGCAAGTTCCACAGTTTCAAATCAAATTGCATGAATTTTCTTGAAAGTGCAACGCTAAAAACACTTCACTTGATACAATGGAATTTTTCATTGGACGCAACATAAGATAGATGTTAACAGACAAAAAGGTACATCAAGTCCAAACATGGAGGAAAAAGGGGACAAAAATGGGTCATAATATCAAACTACTTCAttaaaaaagagaagaaaatacaaattgatcaaataaacgATTCTAGGAAATGGGTTCGTAAAAGGATAATTGTTTTCTTAATGGCACAATCAGGGAGTTCAATATCTTTTGGAAGCAGCCGAGGGTGGACAAATCCACTGTGGGACAGCAGCGAAAGTATCATCCTCGCTCCATTTTCTGCTAGATTTGATACTATTTAAAGCAAATTCCCCATTTGTGGGCTGCATTTGAGGGACCCAAAATCCCATATTTTCTACTGAAAATTCAATCATTTTGCTCTCAGAATCACCCCCAAACAAGGGCTGCACCTGCACACCATTACGTCCATCCTGCAAAATGACCAAAGCAAATTAactaattttcttgaaataCAGAGTTTTCACGTTTGGAATTAGATTAAGATCAATATATAGACCTTACAGAAACCATAAGCAGTAGTGGAATCCAGAAAGTCTTCAACATGCCAACCAGGAAGGGTTTCCATCAAATACTCTGATATGGTACTCGCTGAAACCGAACCATTTAAGCTCGTAAACTGAACATGACCTTCATCACAAGATTCTAGCGATGTGCATTGGACTGTTGTAATCTTCGAGGTGACGGGTATACTATCAGTAAACGGCATATTTTTGGAGTCTTGGGGCTCGGGATAACTTGGAACTGAATCAGAAACATCACAGAAGGAAGAACTTGCAGAAGGGATGACACCAGTTAGTAGAAATCTGGTGTGCTTTTGAGTGTGCACATTTGCTTTGTGTATCGAAGCATCGCAATCTTTGCACAGAATAGCCCTGTCTTGGTGACAAAACAAGAAAGCTCTTTTCTCCTATTTATGCCATAGAATCAAACACAGATATGAGAAATTGATTCCACAAAATGAAGCCAAAGTAAAGTGGCGCAGAACTTTGTAATACCTTGCAGATGTCACAGACAGGGGATTGTTTGGGGGTGGGTTGGTCGAGGGAGAAGCGATGGTGTTTCCCGGCGACAATGTTGGCGTGGTGAACCCGACAGTCGCAGGCGGAGCAGAGGGCGGCCTCATCCGCCGTGCAGAAGACGGATGCTTCGTCTTGGTTGCATACATCACATTGGATCTTCATTTGCTTGATGTTTGGCTTCGTTTTTCGTTCTCCCTTTGTTTATTTGTATATCATTTCATTCTGATATTCTTGCAAAACACGTCAATCCCATATCTATGGAGTTAAATTGTGGACTGTGTGGATTAGAGGTTCGGAGTTGATTTTatatacaaaataataataatttaaaatatacaatataatataattataagatatGGATATCATGTAACTtttatatttatcaatgcaTTCTATTCCACTAAATGTTCCAATGAAGAGCACTAGAGATCAGTTGAACTCAATACTTCTCCCTTCAATCCTCttctaaattatatttttttaataaatcatttttagtattttacatttttatagataaaatactttttaaaattttaaaaaaacttgaCCAAACTTGAAATAAATAAGCGATGGTTTTAGTATTTAGATAATTGAATTAGATGAATTACTTTCTGCAAATGTGCCGACCAGTCTAAGAATGGTAACATGGGAAATTAAAATCAACTAGCAATCGAGTGCCATTCATTTGCTgggtaataaaatatatattaatgttttttttttaaaaaaaaataatggtCAAGGGGATTGCTGGATCGTACGTAAAAATGTTACTAATATAGGCGGAAAGACTAATAAATtcgaaataaaaattataaattagttAGGCGTGATTAACAAtaaaatgagtaggtctcttgtgagacgatctcaggAATCTTTATCTATTGAATCAATCataacgatattcacaataaaaaagtaatactttttcatggatgaccctaataagaaatctgtctcacaaaatacgatccgtgatatcgtctcacacaaatttttgccaataAAATACTAAGGAAAATATTAATAAGATAGCAGCTTATCTAAAAAGATTTGAGACAAATTACCTTTAATACTCAAGAGTTAAACtagatttaagttaaagataaGAGTCGAACATATATTACAtgtgacaaaaatttgtgtgaaacggtctcacaggtcgtattttgtgaagacggatattttattttggtaatccatgaaaaaatattatttttttatgctaagagtattactttttattggaatatcagtaggattgacccgtctcacagataaacattcgtgagaccgtttcacaagagacctactcataacaTGTGACCACTTTGTTGACAAATAATCGCACatggtttatttatttatcattataTTACCACTTATCAATATCTGTCGTTCAAAAAATAGCAACTTTCACGATTAcatgtatatttatttatattatatattattagttatacatttaaaattaaaataaaatcgaaATCGAGTGTTTAGAGCTCAAGGTTGAATAACTCGAAACGTTATCGAAtggattaaatttaaaatttacaaattgCACATCGTAAAGTAACGGTTTGATCATAATACTAACAATAATACTCGGAGTTAAATATGATCTGCAGACGGTTCAAACATCAAGCTTGTTGTATTGGAACAAGTCGATTTGGGCCAATAAGCCGCATACGGTAAAGCCCACGACCTTTAATTGGACCATTTTCCCAAAGTCTTTTAACTTTATTTTTCTTCAGTTTCTTATGTTTTTTTCTCTCTAGAAAATATTTCGTACCAATTAATTAATATTCAACAAACTCATATAGCACATAACGAACCAAAGCTCGAAGCAAGATTATCGGGAAAAAAGTACCAAGCATTTTAATAGTAGTCATCATTGCATGCCACCAGTCTCACAGAAATCTTTACCCcacaaaatacaaacaaaatattcataTAACCACCACACACAAATTAGTTTTAATTCTCCCAACTTCGTTAAACATTTAGTAACAGAACCAACATTACTCGAGCAAAGCAAAAGTGGTAAGATCTGATCCCCCGCCGCTGTGGAGACTTGGATGGTGATTAGTCGGGAGGCGTAGAGCGATTATACGATTCGGGTATCCAAGAACTGAATTATAATCCCCTTCATTGTCAACTAATCCGTAGTGTGGATCCTCTTGCCTTGCGTCCTGAATACATGTGTGATCAAGCAttcaagttttttaaaaaaagaaaaattgttcTTATAATAGGATGTGAAATTATAGGTGAAGGTTAATATATATTGTCTTGTCATATTCCAAGCAAGCAAGCCTGTTAATGGTGCATTAATGAATTCATTAAACGCTGTTGATTGAGCAAAGAATATGCTTACGAATTCGAGAACGAGATTTCTGTGTATTTCTTCCACGTTCCTTAACTAAATCAAGCAGAGAAAATTATCGCAAAAACCACTAAAACATAAAAGAGAAATATATAGAGAGAAAAAAAAGACAATGTGTAACATGTGTAGCAATATTATGGTACCTTTTTTTTCCCAGTCTCGATCTGGTTGCCGATAACTTTGTACTACATTTGTAAAAATGTTGGAATCAGtggatatatattaaaataaatctattTATTTCTGTAAAATGCTAAACTGAAATTCTTAACTATAAGTTTCTAATGGATATGAATTATAGGAAGATTTGTTCTTCCAGTCCGCATACTTTACAAATAACTTATTTATCTcagaaatttcaaatttaatggCTTTAAGTATTTTGCTAGGGGAAACTTTCATATTTTTCGACAAAGTATCAGATCTAAACCATAATTAATCAAATAGTCCGTAGGGTTCTACTCAAGTCACCTTGATAATGAaaacccttttttttttttgtgaaaaaaaaaattgattgtaTACAgtaaaagaaaatataaagTAAACCTTTCTTTCTCGAATGATCCTCAAAGAGTTGTCCATGTCTTCAATAAGATTCACCATTTGATGGTAGTCCAGATCATTCAAGCTCTCTCCCATCCTTTGCCTGAAATTATTATTCAAACTAACATAAATTAGTTCTTAAATCaactatataaataataataattgacaTATATACCTAATCTCCCTCCTAAGATTTCTGTTAACCTCCTTAAGCTTCTTCAAGTGCTCTTGCATtttctgcaaaaaaaaaaaaaaattgtacaacAAAAATGTCTATCCATGTGGAGCAGCAGATCTACGAAACTGAATGATGGTCTTGATTGTAaccaataaaaaataaatttggagagaaataaaatataaaatctgGATACTCTTTCATTTGTTGGGTATCGATCTGGTTGGACAAAtagaatattatatatatagttctcttgttcttgttttactttcatgtcaaaatatataaatcGAAAACAACAACAAGAAACCTCATAGTGGGAGCTCCAAAGATCGACTCCAAGAGCCTTCTGGTACTGATCAAACAACTGCTTGGttcttcattcaaaaaaattgaaagagtACAGGATTACAGGCAATTAAATCAAGATTTCGAACTgaatattaaacaaaataaaaggtGAGTGAATGTTTAAAAGGTACGTGGAGGAGGGGCTGATGTATTCGTGGAGCTTCTGAGTACTTGAGATCATGATAATGGAAACCTTTGCATCACAGAGAACAGTAAGCTCGTGAGCTTTCTTGAAGAGCCCATTTCTTCTCTTGGAATACGTCACCTGCCTGTTTGTTTGGTTCTCTATTCTCTTGATCTGGATCTTGccccgagccatctttcttctgcTCTTCTTCCTGATTTCTTCTGTTTCTCTCCCAAAGTTTTTCTTAAGTGGTGATAAATGGAGATATTAAAGGAAATGTTTGTTAGATTAAAATTGTCCGAAATaactataattttaattttttccccGGAAGAATAAGTAAATATACTAGCTAGCTAGTAGCAAAGGAACTCAacattttgaatatttaattaaatataatagcgaattttttatttttcttgtaacAAATTGCATGTCCATTTCAGACTCATTATTAACATTACCTAGATTCACTTATCTTAAAGAAATTGAGATTTTCACCACCCAAATTGATATATATTACCATATTGTGATTTGTGTCTATTTTAAGTGTAAAAattatcacacacacacacacacacatatatatttataaattatatttgttATAAATTTGATTATGTTAGCGAAAATTCTAACATCGTTTTATAATCCACTTTCACAACTGTGAAATTATGATGTATGTCCGTATATGGATTTCTTTTTCCCTACCTTTTCTTAGTTTTATTGacttattttacattttttggTAATAGTAACAATAACAAGAGGAAGGGGGTTGAAGCTAAAGAATTGGAGGGACCATATGATACCAAAAATTGAAAGAGTTTCTTAAATGGTGAAAAGGGGTGGCAGGTTTAGATAAAGTAATTTAAGAATCCGTCAATTCTTGTTATCAACCACAACCAATGCACAGTATTCTGATTTATTGGGGTTTGGGTCCGCTAACCTAACTCTTTTTTCCACCGCCACTTTTGTGATAATGCATCATTTTTATAGCTCGTTACTTAAATCCAGGACTCTGGCTTCTGACTGATTGAAGCTTTGATTTCCCGATATTTCACTCTTACTACTGTCAACAAAAGAGGAGCTCGGGGAATATATATATTCCTAGCTAGCAATGAGGTTACTTATTTTTACAGAAGATAATATGTTACAGTAGAGTTTATTCTAAGGGCCGATATCCTGTGAAACAGTCCGacggatctttatctgtgagacgagtcaatcctaccgatattcacaataaaaagtaatactctcagCTTAAAaggtaatactttttcatggatgacccaaataagatatctatcttacaaaatatgacccgtaagaccgtctcacataagtttttgtcctGTTCTAGATATAATTTAATCAATGTAGACTGAACCCATTTTTACACTAATTTGCCTAGTTTGAAATTGTTTCATTTTGCTCCaaacgaaaaaaaaatattattgcaAGGTTTTTTAACTTATAATATTTTAGTTCAACCATACCACTTTCCTATCAATTAATATATTGTTGGACACAAATTTTGTTCTATACATAGGAGGTTCTGATCACAATACCTAACCGGCTAAAAAATGTATACGTTTGTTTCTATATGAAATGtcaaaccaatttttttttaactatcTTTATCATCAAATATAATTCTTCTAAAATAACACGTTTTTAGATGTAACATTGTTATTTCCTTAAAGATACATTATGTTATTTTCCCAAACTAGTACATACAAGTTATAAGTtttatagaaaataaaatattaaaaattaaattttaaattttaaattcgataactaaaattttcaaatttatttttcacttttttgtatgtatgtatgtatgcataTGTATATGATTTTTCAAAACCATGTCAATTTTATACAAAATAAATTCGTTAGCACAAAAAAAGggttttttttaattcaattttaaattattaaattcttatataaaataatattgaatGTGTACAAATTATATATGCCACGATTAACAAGTGTGAGCTCCGTTTGGTCAAGTACttataaaatgattttataaaatgtatttttttcaaaaaaatttaaaagattttaaaattgttttgaGAATAATCATACGTTCGAACAACTTATtctaaaaaaacatttttataaattttttacaaAGATTTGCTATTGTTGGcttagaaaattaaaatttgttgggtccaaaaaaaataagaccaagcccagcccatggAGAGAATCAGGGAGCCGGCCCATCTGggtaaaataaattttaggtGCTACTCCTATATTTAGGAGAGCgtttattattaaaatgaaaaaggatttttgttgaatttaagatttttactcgtttatgttacgtatgattttggatgagtttgtttaatttaaactgcactatttttacggtaagataattatgattattttaaattttatttcgaaaatgtgagctttaaaaaaaaaattatttccgcatttttttaaaactagTAGACGTTACAATTATTGAACATCTCAAAATAATACATCTAGCATCCAGATAACAAATATTCGTCACACACTTATATCCTTCCATTGATAGgagtaataatatttttaattatcaactcaacaaatgagcTGAGTTCGAGCTTACGAGCAACCTAAAAGAGTCAAGATCGAGtttacgagccacctaaacaAGCCAAGCTCGAGCTCGCGAGTATATCAACGAACATGTTTGCGAGTctattatcaaacatgtttgcAAGCTCACGAGCTGAATATCCTTAGGTTTGAgcttgatttgattaaatttcGAGTTTGAAATCTAGCTTGAACTTGGcatgatatgattaacaaacaaACTTAAACGAGCTTTTTATCGAGCCGAGCTCTGAAGAGCTCACAAAcaatttggttcatttacatctctTATTTTTGTGTATAACAAGGAAGGACATCATATTTCTAGTTATAAGACAAGTAGATATTCTGAACGTAAGAAACCTTAAATTTACTACCAAACTTGAcgtatcaaatattttttttgtttccaTAGTTTTATAAAAATATCCGAGTTCATCAAAGATCAAACGGACTCGACGGTGTACGTACTTTGCCTTCGAACACATCATGTCCTTTTTATATTTGACAACTTTCCATCTTTCGACggtgattttattattattttttgtatttgtcTGTAATTTTTGGCATTGTCAACGGTTGAGCTGTCTTCAAGGAGTTCTGAATATTTGTATTATAGTCAGAAGTCAAGATACTCCTGATTTCaacattattttatattaagatataatatcattttcttgatttgtatataaaagttattttaagttcACGACCTATATTGATTTGCTAGTCATATCAAGTGACGACTTTTTAGTACTGTATACGGACGTATCACAATGCAAATTTTGTGAAACATGTCATATCTTTATAATTCATCAGTTTCTGCCAAGTCTTAACAATTTAAACCCGACCTCAAGTTCAATCGATTATTTGCCAATTAATTAGtacataatattaattttttcaagaaattcataatatcCATCAATTTAGTTCCTCGGATTGTAGGTTGGGGAGAGTGTTGACAATAAGGGGATCGTCTTCGGCAGGCAAAAGCAATTTAGGGTTGACTGCGGTGAAAGTGAGGAGTCCAAATAAGACCAAAACAGATAAAATAGAGAGGGCGAGCCTAATGGCGTGAGAGACTCCAGTTTTGACTTCCTGTTCGTACCTGGCTGCAGTCAGAGCCAGAATTGTTATGGGGTACGAATATGCCCACCATGCTATGTTGAATCTTCTCATTGCTTTCTTGAAAAGGGCTGGCCTGCATATCTAATTtcgagaagaaaaaaatatatttatatacgtgtgtgtatatatatctcAGTTGACATGATAACTTATGATACtaggaaaaatatatatatctaatCAAATTAGTAATCAAGCATTTATCTGTTAATAAAAATCGTTTGATTAATTAGCTAATTACGGAAAACATAATAATCAATAATTCGATATCAATTTTATGTGCTCGAAATTGATTATATTCGATCAAGGTGACAATTAAGTTGAATATTGGGTATTAAGTAACAATTTACTGACTTTGTTTCAACTCGACTACATGTATATCTATATATCTACGTGTAtgcatgtaatatatatatgtgcgCGCGCGTGTATATTAAAAACATGTCGCTTTCGAAAACAAAGAAATGCCTTACCAGAGACGCAAACAAAAAGAGTGCGAGGAAAAAAAGCATCTTCGCGGGCGTATCGAAGCGTCCTGCAATGGAGTACCAAGCCAAGCTCGCCACGCTCGGAGCAGCAAAAAACAAGAAGAAGACCGGCCTCAACATCGCCGGAAGCCGATCTCCACCGGACAACCGCTGGTAAAGCGTCACGAAAAGTACCAGGTAATGCACCGTTCCCAGCGAGAACAAGAACGTGGAAACTTCTCGCCACCCCATCTTGGCGGCGGCTCGAGCCCCCACCAAGTTCCCGATCACCGACAGCTGGCTCGTCGGGTTCGCCACCGCCGTCAGAATATTTTTACCCTTGGTGAACCACTGACCGTAGATCTtcaaatcgaggatcacgatggGAACAACGAAAAACCACCACAGGACGACGAAGTAGACGTGCTTAGGGGTGACGAAGGGGGCGGATTCAAGGATCAATATCCAGGATATCCAG encodes:
- the LOC142544659 gene encoding B-box zinc finger protein 20-like, with the protein product MKIQCDVCNQDEASVFCTADEAALCSACDCRVHHANIVAGKHHRFSLDQPTPKQSPVCDICKEKRAFLFCHQDRAILCKDCDASIHKANVHTQKHTRFLLTGVIPSASSSFCDVSDSVPSYPEPQDSKNMPFTDSIPVTSKITTVQCTSLESCDEGHVQFTSLNGSVSASTISEYLMETLPGWHVEDFLDSTTAYGFCKDGRNGVQVQPLFGGDSESKMIEFSVENMGFWVPQMQPTNGEFALNSIKSSRKWSEDDTFAAVPQWICPPSAASKRY
- the LOC142544662 gene encoding S-type anion channel SLAH4-like; translated protein: METQKSQPQIRLEIHEITMLKGTLTSSSNLVILILTRIHAGYFRISLSLGWQALLWKILLHPSQSSPITFQVPKLYYSTILTIIWAFSLFTLVLLSLLYGLRCILRFNLVQAEFMHHVGVNYFFAPWISWILILESAPFVTPKHVYFVVLWWFFVVPIVILDLKIYGQWFTKGKNILTAVANPTSQLSVIGNLVGARAAAKMGWREVSTFLFSLGTVHYLVLFVTLYQRLSGGDRLPAMLRPVFFLFFAAPSVASLAWYSIAGRFDTPAKMLFFLALFLFASLICRPALFKKAMRRFNIAWWAYSYPITILALTAARYEQEVKTGVSHAIRLALSILSVLVLFGLLTFTAVNPKLLLPAEDDPLIVNTLPNLQSEELN
- the LOC142544660 gene encoding floral homeotic protein DEFICIENS isoform X1, producing MARGKIQIKRIENQTNRQVTYSKRRNGLFKKAHELTVLCDAKVSIIMISSTQKLHEYISPSSTTKQLFDQYQKALGVDLWSSHYEKMQEHLKKLKEVNRNLRREIRQRMGESLNDLDYHQMVNLIEDMDNSLRIIRERKYKVIGNQIETGKKKLRNVEEIHRNLVLEFDARQEDPHYGLVDNEGDYNSVLGYPNRIIALRLPTNHHPSLHSGGGSDLTTFALLE
- the LOC142544660 gene encoding floral homeotic protein DEFICIENS isoform X2; translation: MARGKIQIKRIENQTNRQVTYSKRRNGLFKKAHELTVLCDAKVSIIMISSTQKLHEYISPSSTTKQLFDQYQKALGVDLWSSHYEKMQEHLKKLKEVNRNLRREIRQRMGESLNDLDYHQMVNLIEDMDNSLRIIRERKYKVIGNQIETGKKKDARQEDPHYGLVDNEGDYNSVLGYPNRIIALRLPTNHHPSLHSGGGSDLTTFALLE